AAGCATCAGAAGAAGCTTCGGAATTAATTGAAAATGCCAAAGCGGAAGCCGAGAAAATTATTCGTGATTTACGTAAAATGCGGATTGAAAAGCAGGCAGAGGTTAAGGAGCATGAGCTAATTGAAGCGCGGAGAAAGCTTGAAGAAGCGGCTCCTCCAAAAATAGTGAAAAAATCTGCAGTTAAAGCAGCAAATAAAAAGCATACTTTAAGTCCTGGTGATGAAGTCAAAGTGATAAGCTTTGGACAAAAGGGAACATTAATCGCGAAAAAGTCAGATGGTTTATGGGAAGTTCAAATCGGTATTTTAAAAATGAAGGTAGAGGAATCAGACTTAGAATATCTCGGCAGTCCTAAGCAAGAGCAGAAACGACATTTAGCAACGGTTAAGGGTAGGGACTATCATGTCAGCCTTGAGCTTGATTTGCGTGGGGAACGCTATGAAAATGCGTTAATGCGCGTTGAAAAATATATTGATGATGCCCTGCTTGCAGCGTATCCACGCGTATCGATTATCCATGGTAAGGGCACGGGTGCTTTGCGCCAAGGTGTCCAAGAATATTTAAAGAATCATCGTTCTGTAAAAAGAATTCGTTTTGGTGATGCTGGAGAAGGTGGAACGGGAGTAACGATTGTCGAATTTAAATGAGGCAAATGCTTGAATGAGGGTGAGTGGTTCTAAATGAATCAATTCTGGGAAAACGTATTTGTGAAAACAGCTGCCTACTACAGCGTTGTCATACTCTGCTTGGTTGTCTTTTTAGCCATATTTGAGCTAGTCACGAAATATCGAAACTGGGAAGAAATAAGACAAGGCAATGTTGCCGTGGCAATGGCTACAGGGGGAAAGATTTTTGGAATTGCCAATATTTTTAGATTTGCCATTTCACAGCATGATTCTCTTGTAGCGATGATTAGCTGGGGAATATTCGGTTTTTTTCTATTACTTGTTGGCTACTTTATCTTCGAGTTTTTAACGCCTTCATTTAAAATTGACGAAGAAATAAAAAATGATAACCGTGCCGTTGGTTTCATATCGATGGTGATTTCGATTGGGTTATCCTATGTTATAGGAGCTGGGATTTAACAAGGGAGAGATTTAGCATGGAAAGATTGGCAAAGATACTGTTTGTACTTTGCGGGGATTCATTCTCATCGGGTTAATTTATTTAGTGTTTTTTGTATAAGGTAAAAGTGGAGGTTGATTTTCGGATCAGCCTCTTTTTTATTGCTGTAAGTATCCTGTTGATTTCCGCTCCAGGTGCTCCCTTTCCGCGGGGAGACCTGGAGCCTCCTCAGCGCTAAAGCGCCTGTGGGGTCTCCCGTGCCACCTTCTCCCGCAGGAGTCTCGCACCTTCCGCTCCAATCAACAGAGTGCTCAAAAATCAACGCCGTTCTTTAATGCTAAAACATTATGGTCTTTAAGCCGAATCAAGGTTTCTTCATTCTCTCATTGCCACCATTACTAGGCTGTATTATAATTAAAGTGAATATTCTAAAATTTCTGTCTAGAATAAGGAGGGAATGATTTTGACAGAATCAAGACCTTGGTTGAAGCACTATCCTGCAGAAATTCCTGCTACCCTTCACTATGATAGGATTCCAATCCATGATTATTTATATCAGGCTGCTGCCGAATTCCCAAATAAAATTGCGATCCATTTCATGGGTAAAGAATTAACTTACAAATTCCTCTACCAACAATCGTTAAAGCTCGCAAGCTATTTACAGCATATCGGAATTGAAAAAGGTGATCGAGTAGCGATAATGCTTCCAAACACACCTCAGTCGGTGATTAGCTTTTTTGGTATTTTATTTGCCGGCGGTGTCGTTGTCCAAACTAATCCCCTTTACACAGAACGAGAATTAGAGTACCAAATGCGTGATTCAGGTGCTAAAGTAATAATTTGTATGGATATTCTATTCCCACGCGTTACAAAAATAAAAGAAAAGACCGAATTGCAGCACATTGTTGTAACCGCTATAAAAGACTATCTCCCCTTTC
The DNA window shown above is from Bacillus sp. T3 and carries:
- a CDS encoding DUF350 domain-containing protein; this encodes MNQFWENVFVKTAAYYSVVILCLVVFLAIFELVTKYRNWEEIRQGNVAVAMATGGKIFGIANIFRFAISQHDSLVAMISWGIFGFFLLLVGYFIFEFLTPSFKIDEEIKNDNRAVGFISMVISIGLSYVIGAGI